In the Leptospiraceae bacterium genome, one interval contains:
- a CDS encoding PP-loop domain protein, with protein MKNFFLERTIKIFEAGFINLSSYHNLMQNQKAVLAYSGGKDSSFLLNFYYYLFEKKRIPEPIIFHLNHQIRNNQEEEGHLKYYLIERFPLMIYCKKKTFLIFPND; from the coding sequence ATGAAAAATTTTTTTTTAGAAAGAACTATAAAAATTTTTGAAGCCGGGTTTATCAACCTATCTTCTTACCACAACTTAATGCAGAACCAAAAAGCAGTCCTCGCATATTCCGGTGGGAAGGACTCTAGTTTTCTATTAAATTTTTATTATTATTTATTTGAAAAAAAAAGAATCCCTGAGCCGATAATTTTTCACTTAAACCATCAAATCAGAAATAACCAAGAAGAGGAAGGTCATCTTAAATATTATTTAATCGAAAGATTTCCTTTAATGATATATTGTAAAAAAAAAACATTCCTTATCTTTCCAAACGACTAA
- a CDS encoding SpoIIE family protein phosphatase, translating into MECSLCGGKKVPHGQTIRGRFNCETCGKEWILEKRQSPRFARLDQYTGSSDLIFEFITLFNSALDLDDLLTKVTSAISTKLNKENLGILFLDEDTGVLKMAKYLHRSRENFPFLDSFEIKYNLKIGGEVVESLMGNKVIFYDLLNTKNKLLRFYQKKTQIHAQLLIPIIYKHTPLGVIMIDYMDYEDSEVERDKKVIELIAGQFATSLRNTLLYEKTKKQSRNFQNLHTAALTLSRLYFDNRNEMIKMILLTISGFADTSVNALIEFDKLTLSTNVYKLLRTKDTIDLTVEKSEIEDKEGYDEILEFREPNILEPDKFKVLTKLGFSGMEILILPLFRGDGNEYVFAIGRSSKKRFNRDDVEVLTAYSAQAQITIENAMLYQKMTRQERVEKEIEIAREIQFALLPKSMPVHPRYEFGGLMIPARGIGGDYFDIIVSPNDNDTLLCIGDVSGKGIPAGLVMATVRTIIHSLVRKKFSTWDIASDVNTYIYHNYKNSAIPRFMSITVIRWDSQSDTFHFSGAGHGDILVYREKSKKIESIPTNGIILGIQPDISKFFNTGVIEMNEGDVMLTFTDGVTEATNTEGLQFEEANLIQSFLRNVSLDPQEMLANIYKDIKVFTSGAEQNDDITLLTLKRKQ; encoded by the coding sequence ATGGAATGTTCACTTTGTGGAGGAAAAAAAGTTCCCCACGGACAAACAATTCGGGGAAGATTCAATTGCGAAACCTGCGGGAAAGAATGGATTTTAGAAAAACGCCAATCTCCCAGATTTGCAAGACTCGATCAATACACAGGTAGCTCGGATTTAATCTTTGAATTTATTACTCTTTTCAATTCTGCCCTCGATTTGGATGACCTTCTTACGAAAGTTACATCGGCTATCAGTACAAAGCTGAATAAAGAAAACCTTGGGATACTATTTTTAGACGAAGATACCGGAGTTTTAAAAATGGCAAAATATCTCCACAGGAGCCGAGAAAATTTTCCTTTTTTAGACTCCTTTGAAATAAAATACAATCTCAAAATTGGTGGAGAAGTTGTAGAAAGCCTCATGGGAAATAAAGTTATCTTCTACGATTTGCTCAATACAAAAAATAAACTTCTACGATTCTATCAAAAAAAAACACAAATCCATGCACAACTTCTAATTCCAATCATTTATAAACACACTCCACTTGGAGTCATTATGATTGACTACATGGATTACGAAGATAGCGAAGTAGAAAGAGATAAAAAAGTAATCGAGCTAATCGCCGGACAATTTGCTACCTCGCTTAGAAATACCCTTCTTTACGAAAAAACAAAAAAGCAATCTAGAAATTTTCAGAACTTACACACAGCTGCTCTAACTTTAAGTAGGTTGTATTTTGATAATCGTAACGAAATGATAAAAATGATTCTTCTCACAATTTCCGGCTTTGCGGACACAAGCGTAAACGCTTTAATCGAGTTCGATAAACTCACTCTATCTACTAACGTTTATAAATTACTTAGAACCAAAGATACCATTGATCTGACAGTCGAAAAATCAGAAATAGAGGACAAGGAAGGGTACGATGAAATTTTAGAATTCAGAGAACCGAATATTCTTGAACCGGATAAATTCAAAGTATTGACAAAATTAGGATTTTCCGGAATGGAAATCTTGATCCTGCCCCTGTTTCGAGGTGATGGAAATGAATATGTTTTTGCAATTGGCAGGTCTTCAAAAAAAAGATTCAATAGAGACGATGTAGAAGTTCTTACCGCCTATTCTGCCCAAGCCCAAATCACAATCGAAAATGCTATGCTTTACCAAAAAATGACAAGGCAAGAAAGGGTTGAAAAAGAAATTGAGATCGCAAGAGAAATCCAATTTGCCCTTCTCCCAAAATCAATGCCGGTTCATCCTCGCTACGAGTTTGGAGGGCTAATGATCCCTGCACGGGGAATAGGAGGAGACTACTTTGATATAATAGTTTCTCCAAATGACAACGACACTCTTTTGTGCATAGGTGATGTTTCCGGGAAAGGAATTCCGGCAGGCCTTGTAATGGCAACTGTCAGAACAATTATTCATTCATTGGTAAGAAAAAAGTTTTCTACCTGGGACATAGCCTCCGATGTAAACACATATATCTACCACAATTATAAAAATTCTGCAATCCCACGATTTATGTCGATTACAGTTATCAGATGGGACAGTCAGTCAGACACCTTTCATTTCAGTGGAGCAGGACACGGAGATATTTTGGTTTACAGAGAAAAATCAAAAAAGATTGAGTCCATCCCTACAAATGGGATTATACTCGGAATTCAACCGGATATTTCCAAGTTTTTCAATACTGGAGTTATCGAAATGAATGAAGGGGACGTTATGCTCACTTTCACTGATGGAGTTACCGAAGCAACCAACACAGAAGGACTTCAATTTGAAGAAGCTAATCTGATTCAATCATTTTTAAGGAATGTATCTTTGGACCCTCAAGAAATGCTTGCGAATATCTACAAGGATATAAAAGTATTTACGAGTGGTGCAGAACAGAACGACGACATTACACTTCTCACTTTAAAACGCAAACAATGA
- a CDS encoding DUF455 family protein has translation MKTKIPRLEHLNSVENRAISFHHFANHELMAIELFALALLKFQDAPKKVRKSLFRSLKDEQLHFTLYLNRMREMGMDFGDRPLNSVFWKQAPKIDSVEKFAAIVAISFEGANLDFAILYKNIFLHFDDRLCADIMEKIYRDEVSHVKRGLYILRNSEKFSENDWDTYTSLLDEKFTPRRAKGYCYFPDSRRQVGLDEIFIENLGKYSDEFSKRKPQALATGILNEKNLQTQFVL, from the coding sequence GTGAAAACAAAAATTCCACGTTTGGAGCATTTGAATAGTGTCGAAAATAGAGCGATTTCTTTTCATCATTTTGCTAACCACGAGCTTATGGCGATAGAGCTTTTTGCTTTGGCATTATTAAAATTTCAAGACGCTCCAAAAAAGGTGCGAAAGAGTTTGTTTAGAAGTCTCAAAGACGAGCAATTGCACTTTACATTGTACTTAAACAGAATGAGAGAAATGGGAATGGATTTTGGAGATAGGCCACTGAATTCTGTTTTTTGGAAGCAAGCTCCCAAAATTGATTCTGTAGAAAAATTTGCAGCGATAGTTGCGATTAGTTTTGAAGGAGCTAATTTAGATTTTGCAATACTTTATAAAAATATTTTTTTGCATTTTGATGATAGGCTTTGTGCAGATATTATGGAAAAGATTTATAGAGACGAGGTGAGCCATGTAAAAAGAGGGTTGTACATTCTTAGGAATTCAGAAAAATTTTCCGAAAACGATTGGGATACTTATACCTCACTTTTGGATGAAAAATTTACTCCCCGAAGAGCAAAAGGCTATTGCTATTTTCCGGATTCAAGAAGACAAGTCGGATTGGATGAGATTTTTATTGAGAACCTTGGAAAGTATTCAGATGAATTTTCAAAAAGAAAACCCCAAGCACTCGCTACGGGAATATTGAATGAGAAAAATCTTCAGACTCAATTCGTACTTTGA
- a CDS encoding inorganic pyrophosphatase: MNRIEYVLHPWHGLSFGKGSPDILDVFIEITPADTVKYEIDKASGYIRLDRPQKYSNRTPCLYGFIPQTYCGDKIANLCMSRTGKKGIRGDGDPLDICVLTSSPITQGNIILSVIPIGGFRMIDKKEADDKIIAVLKDDDIFGSMKNISDCPKALVDKLKHYFLTYKLSPEDEKKEPIVEIAEIYEQREAKEVIVTSMDDYTEKFVKNR; the protein is encoded by the coding sequence ATGAATAGAATAGAATATGTACTACATCCTTGGCACGGTCTTTCTTTCGGGAAAGGCTCGCCCGATATACTTGATGTGTTTATAGAGATTACTCCCGCGGATACTGTGAAGTACGAGATAGATAAGGCTTCGGGTTATATTCGTCTTGACAGACCTCAAAAGTATTCCAATAGAACTCCCTGTCTTTATGGTTTTATACCTCAGACTTATTGTGGAGATAAAATTGCAAATCTTTGTATGTCGAGAACCGGGAAAAAAGGTATTCGGGGAGACGGGGATCCCCTTGATATTTGCGTTTTGACTTCTTCACCTATTACTCAAGGGAATATAATTCTATCCGTGATTCCTATTGGTGGATTTAGGATGATTGATAAAAAAGAAGCAGACGATAAGATTATCGCTGTTTTAAAAGACGATGATATTTTTGGGAGTATGAAAAATATTTCTGATTGTCCTAAGGCTTTGGTAGATAAATTAAAGCACTATTTTTTAACTTATAAATTGAGCCCTGAAGACGAAAAAAAAGAGCCTATAGTCGAGATAGCAGAAATTTATGAACAAAGAGAAGCAAAAGAAGTTATAGTAACCTCTATGGATGACTATACTGAAAAATTTGTCAAGAATCGGTAG
- a CDS encoding TolC family protein codes for MQIFFCFGIFFLISVSEIYSTKSEDSEDLETESENLNLPDIESYISKWNLEELEEYSVSNNPLYLAEKQNINSARGDLITASLYRNPMLTFQEQFISTGNSNSPNIFGYTQTGGPNETTFGFLQDLDINGITSQRTKVSRQNFQSQIAQFSDFDRLFRLRLRQNYWSYLYVTELVNFQKEFYENYNDLLELNKFRSEKGDISPLEYDRLVLERVRIEKDYRDAEILRAQIAKTLRVLIGTYPTGKVLKLKGSLSFYSTNELGLNMNDYNIEDRPDLVALKSKLIQNNLNIELKKRESKSYLNIGGEVRQKGPESFLGVFATIPLRIFDRGQGEILKAEELYKKTSLEVEAKRREIVAEVRAAKRELRSREELLLQYRKIHLIEKNKDIQEKSRLAYIRGASNLVTFLEAERNFLNVLKNNFELIYLYYLSIEKFRASIGKLGNHLLGYEGKN; via the coding sequence ATCCAAATATTTTTTTGTTTCGGAATTTTCTTTTTGATTTCAGTTTCAGAAATCTATTCTACAAAATCTGAAGATTCTGAAGATTTAGAAACGGAATCAGAAAATCTTAACCTTCCCGATATTGAGTCTTACATTTCTAAATGGAATTTGGAAGAGTTGGAAGAGTATTCTGTATCCAACAATCCTTTGTATCTTGCCGAAAAACAAAATATCAATTCTGCAAGAGGTGACTTGATCACTGCAAGTTTGTATAGAAATCCTATGTTGACTTTTCAAGAGCAGTTTATAAGTACGGGGAATTCTAACTCGCCGAATATTTTTGGCTACACCCAAACAGGTGGACCTAATGAAACTACGTTTGGTTTTTTACAGGATTTGGATATAAACGGAATCACTTCTCAAAGAACAAAAGTTTCAAGGCAGAATTTTCAAAGTCAAATTGCACAGTTTTCAGATTTTGATAGATTGTTTCGTTTGAGGTTAAGGCAAAACTATTGGTCGTATTTGTATGTCACCGAGCTTGTAAACTTTCAGAAAGAGTTTTACGAAAACTATAACGATCTTTTGGAGTTGAATAAATTTCGTTCCGAGAAAGGAGATATTTCTCCTTTAGAATACGACAGGCTTGTTTTAGAAAGAGTAAGAATCGAAAAGGATTACAGAGATGCAGAAATTTTACGAGCACAAATAGCCAAGACTCTTAGAGTTTTAATCGGAACTTATCCTACAGGAAAAGTACTAAAGTTGAAAGGGAGTCTGTCTTTTTACTCTACCAATGAATTGGGCTTGAACATGAATGATTACAACATAGAAGACAGACCTGATCTTGTTGCACTAAAATCGAAACTAATTCAAAATAATTTAAACATAGAGTTGAAAAAAAGAGAAAGTAAGTCGTACTTAAATATTGGTGGAGAGGTGAGGCAGAAGGGGCCTGAGAGTTTCCTTGGAGTATTTGCGACTATACCGCTTAGAATTTTCGACAGAGGACAAGGAGAGATTTTAAAAGCTGAAGAGTTGTATAAAAAAACTTCTCTTGAGGTAGAGGCAAAGAGGCGAGAAATTGTAGCTGAGGTCAGAGCGGCAAAAAGAGAATTAAGATCAAGGGAAGAGCTTTTACTTCAATATAGAAAGATTCATTTAATCGAAAAAAATAAAGACATACAAGAAAAGTCCAGACTTGCATATATACGAGGTGCATCGAATTTAGTAACATTTTTAGAAGCAGAAAGAAATTTCCTAAATGTTTTAAAAAATAATTTTGAGCTAATTTATTTGTATTATCTTTCTATCGAGAAATTTAGAGCTTCTATCGGTAAATTAGGAAATCATCTATTAGGTTACGAGGGAAAAAATTGA
- a CDS encoding efflux RND transporter periplasmic adaptor subunit, translating into MYFLYAKFKGKKKLDLSLNTESSQKIILPQDVLKKFPLSYVRIKERGIYEEIILPGVVSYDLENMAKVGSRVSGRVDEVYVKEGDYVTKGSSLASISSVELSRVEANFLKAKARLDAVKLQAERAKELFEKKIISAKEYELAMMEYKTVKTELDTNQLALETFGLSKKEIQELEAGKFFSRNLMLRSPIKGTVTDRKAILGQSVSIKENLFTVANLTKLWILLDVYEKDLHSVRIGAEAFVHALGNRDEEFKARVAYVGDVIDSAKKTAEIRLEVSNKENRLRPGQSVSAKVQGLISESKSRKILVVPASALHKIENKPILFIANMDGSFEAREVVAGDFIDGDVEIKSGVSVDANIVNEGSFLLKSEYLK; encoded by the coding sequence ATGTATTTTCTTTATGCTAAATTTAAAGGGAAAAAAAAATTAGACTTATCTCTAAATACTGAGTCCTCTCAAAAAATAATTTTGCCTCAAGATGTATTAAAAAAATTCCCACTGAGTTATGTTAGAATTAAAGAAAGAGGAATCTATGAAGAAATTATTCTTCCGGGGGTAGTCTCTTATGACTTAGAGAATATGGCAAAGGTAGGGTCAAGGGTTTCAGGTAGGGTTGACGAGGTTTATGTAAAAGAAGGTGACTATGTTACTAAGGGTAGCTCTCTTGCAAGTATTTCATCGGTGGAGCTTAGTCGTGTAGAAGCCAATTTTCTAAAAGCTAAAGCAAGGTTAGATGCAGTTAAGCTACAGGCAGAAAGAGCCAAAGAATTATTCGAGAAGAAAATTATTTCTGCAAAAGAATATGAGCTTGCTATGATGGAATACAAAACAGTCAAAACTGAATTGGACACCAATCAATTGGCTTTAGAAACTTTTGGTCTGTCTAAAAAAGAAATTCAAGAACTTGAAGCCGGAAAATTTTTCTCTAGGAATCTGATGCTAAGAAGCCCTATTAAAGGAACTGTAACAGATAGGAAAGCGATTTTGGGTCAGTCTGTTTCTATTAAAGAAAATTTATTCACAGTAGCAAATCTAACCAAACTCTGGATACTTTTAGATGTTTATGAAAAGGATTTGCATTCAGTAAGAATAGGTGCAGAGGCATTTGTACATGCGCTCGGGAATAGAGACGAAGAGTTTAAAGCAAGAGTTGCTTATGTTGGAGATGTTATAGATTCTGCAAAGAAGACCGCTGAAATTCGGCTCGAGGTCAGTAACAAAGAAAATCGTTTGAGACCCGGTCAATCTGTAAGTGCAAAAGTGCAAGGGCTAATTTCAGAAAGTAAGTCGAGGAAGATTTTAGTCGTTCCCGCATCTGCTCTTCATAAAATAGAAAATAAACCAATACTATTTATTGCTAATATGGATGGCTCTTTTGAAGCAAGGGAAGTCGTGGCGGGTGACTTCATTGACGGAGATGTAGAGATTAAATCCGGAGTATCAGTGGATGCAAATATTGTAAACGAAGGCTCATTTCTTTTAAAAAGTGAATACCTGAAATAA
- a CDS encoding efflux RND transporter permease subunit has protein sequence MIEKIIEFSIQKRVMVLIITGVVSAIGLYYTTQLSVDAVPDVTNIQVSAVTQSPGLSPTEVEQFITYPIEIALMGIPDITEIRSISRTGVSSVTVIFKDHVNIWFARQLVAERIKIAETEIPDGYGKPVLSPVATGLGDIYEFILTSDRHSPMDLRTYMDWELAKKIRSLPGVIDINTIGGEAKQYQVIIDPRRLASHNLTLSKILNRLKESNANVGGGYIMKDNEQMVIRGEGQFKNEDELSKTALKTEKDGIPLLLGQVAQIKVGPAIRFGVITKAGKGEVVGGTVMMLIGENSRDVVKTVKKTIEELKEKLPEGMKIEPFYDRSEFINRALKTVFINLGEGALLVFIALIITLGSIKGSALVAAAIPISMLVTVIFMKQLDVVGNLMSLGAIDFGLLVDGPIVLLESVLAGFYTKKALYERLNEEEKKELSQDIILSGCIRVARAATFSVAIIMLVYLPLMALQGVEGRMFRPMAITVALALASALLFSLTTFPAALSFLFQKPVFHQSVYWDRLSEKYKIFLKWGMKNKKFVIQFYILFISFSFAIGYGIGAEFLPRIDEGEIAIDVRRLPSTSLNYSRDLNMEIEKVISSFPEVLGVVSRIGRGESAAEPVGTDEGEIMVKLKNRSEWKNANDREELMSIMKEKILSEVPSSYISMSQPIENRVNALIAGSKADLVIKIYGDDLQTLKNLGESYATILKDISGTGDLRVQRVLGLPILEIRANREKMARYGVVASEILNTVETLRVGRGAGKVFEGLKRFDLVVRLDIDVSNLDSVENIPVMTSSGATVPLGLVADIEKVEGPAAISREGLKRRIFVEVNIRGRDLISYISEAESKTKSISDSLPKGYEVDWGGQFENFKRAKNRLLMVVPIALAIIFGMLIAMFGSIYYAIGVFLVVPLALSGGILSLVVRGLPFSIPAGVGFIAVSGISVLNGVVYASNIKDFLMKNLPIEEAIERAGEVSLRSIATTSIIAAIGFIPMAISTNAGAEVQKPLATVVIGGVLISVAILSLMLPIAMYYLLRMTRTSNSNEKFIKVNNSIDMEESDNLKVEPILKKTKSKKKIDK, from the coding sequence ATGATAGAAAAAATTATAGAATTTTCCATCCAAAAAAGAGTGATGGTGTTAATTATAACCGGGGTTGTTTCTGCCATTGGATTGTATTACACTACTCAACTTTCTGTAGACGCAGTCCCCGATGTAACTAACATACAAGTCTCTGCGGTCACACAGTCTCCGGGCTTGAGCCCGACTGAGGTAGAGCAATTTATTACCTATCCTATTGAGATTGCACTCATGGGAATTCCAGATATTACAGAAATTCGATCTATTTCGAGGACAGGGGTGAGTAGCGTAACGGTAATTTTTAAAGACCACGTAAATATATGGTTTGCAAGACAACTCGTTGCAGAGAGGATTAAGATTGCTGAAACAGAAATTCCGGATGGATACGGTAAGCCGGTTTTGTCTCCTGTAGCAACAGGGCTTGGAGATATTTATGAATTTATTTTGACCTCGGACAGGCATAGCCCTATGGATTTGAGGACGTATATGGATTGGGAACTTGCAAAAAAAATCCGTTCTCTTCCGGGCGTAATAGACATCAATACTATTGGAGGAGAGGCGAAACAGTATCAGGTGATCATAGACCCCAGAAGACTTGCCTCTCACAATCTCACTCTATCAAAGATATTAAACCGCTTAAAAGAATCCAATGCAAATGTTGGAGGCGGGTACATTATGAAAGATAACGAGCAGATGGTAATTCGAGGAGAGGGGCAATTTAAAAATGAAGACGAGTTAAGTAAGACTGCATTGAAAACAGAAAAGGACGGAATTCCACTTTTACTCGGTCAGGTCGCTCAGATCAAAGTAGGTCCGGCGATTCGGTTTGGGGTGATTACCAAGGCAGGGAAGGGAGAGGTGGTAGGCGGGACGGTGATGATGCTAATTGGTGAAAATTCCAGAGATGTAGTGAAGACTGTGAAGAAAACTATTGAAGAACTAAAAGAAAAACTTCCGGAAGGAATGAAGATAGAGCCTTTTTATGATAGGTCTGAATTTATCAATAGGGCATTGAAAACTGTTTTTATAAACCTCGGTGAAGGTGCGTTACTCGTATTCATAGCACTAATAATTACACTCGGCTCTATTAAAGGAAGTGCGCTTGTTGCGGCGGCGATTCCAATTTCCATGCTGGTTACTGTAATCTTTATGAAGCAGCTCGATGTAGTTGGAAATTTAATGAGTCTTGGTGCGATTGATTTCGGACTTTTAGTAGATGGCCCAATTGTATTGCTAGAATCTGTATTAGCAGGGTTTTATACAAAGAAAGCACTGTATGAAAGATTAAACGAGGAAGAAAAAAAAGAACTGAGTCAAGATATAATTTTATCTGGTTGTATCAGAGTGGCTCGTGCAGCTACATTTTCTGTTGCAATCATCATGTTGGTTTATTTACCTTTAATGGCACTGCAAGGGGTAGAGGGTAGAATGTTTCGTCCGATGGCGATCACGGTTGCACTTGCCTTGGCATCTGCACTATTGTTTTCTCTTACTACTTTCCCTGCAGCACTTTCGTTTTTATTTCAAAAGCCTGTGTTTCACCAAAGTGTATATTGGGACAGGCTGAGCGAGAAGTATAAAATTTTTCTGAAATGGGGAATGAAAAATAAAAAGTTCGTGATCCAGTTTTATATTTTATTTATTTCTTTTTCATTTGCTATCGGATATGGGATAGGAGCAGAATTTTTACCTAGAATTGATGAAGGTGAAATTGCAATAGACGTTAGGCGACTTCCTTCTACTTCATTAAACTATTCAAGAGATTTGAACATGGAAATAGAAAAGGTGATTTCTTCTTTTCCTGAAGTTTTAGGTGTTGTTTCTCGAATTGGTAGGGGAGAGTCGGCAGCAGAGCCGGTCGGTACGGATGAAGGCGAAATCATGGTAAAGTTAAAAAATAGAAGTGAGTGGAAAAACGCAAATGATAGGGAAGAGTTGATGTCTATTATGAAAGAAAAAATTCTTTCCGAAGTTCCTTCCAGTTATATAAGCATGTCTCAACCTATTGAAAATAGAGTGAATGCTTTGATTGCAGGCTCTAAGGCTGATCTTGTAATTAAAATTTATGGAGATGATTTACAAACACTAAAAAATTTAGGTGAGAGTTATGCAACAATATTGAAGGATATTTCTGGTACGGGAGACCTTCGAGTGCAGAGAGTTTTGGGTTTGCCAATTCTTGAAATTAGAGCGAACAGAGAAAAAATGGCACGCTATGGAGTTGTAGCTTCAGAAATATTAAATACAGTGGAGACCCTAAGAGTAGGAAGAGGTGCAGGGAAGGTTTTTGAAGGACTCAAGAGATTTGATTTGGTTGTAAGACTTGATATAGATGTTTCTAATTTGGATTCAGTAGAAAATATTCCTGTCATGACATCGAGTGGTGCTACCGTTCCTCTTGGGTTAGTTGCAGATATTGAAAAAGTAGAGGGGCCTGCAGCGATTTCCAGAGAGGGTTTAAAGAGAAGAATTTTTGTAGAAGTGAATATCAGAGGCAGAGATCTAATCAGTTACATTAGTGAAGCTGAGTCCAAGACAAAATCCATATCGGATTCTTTGCCTAAGGGTTATGAAGTGGATTGGGGAGGACAATTTGAAAATTTTAAAAGAGCAAAAAATCGACTTCTGATGGTAGTACCTATTGCTCTTGCGATTATTTTCGGGATGCTAATTGCAATGTTTGGAAGTATATATTATGCGATTGGAGTTTTTCTCGTAGTCCCCCTCGCTTTGTCGGGAGGAATTTTGAGTCTTGTAGTAAGAGGTCTTCCTTTTAGTATTCCCGCCGGTGTCGGGTTTATTGCAGTGAGTGGAATTTCTGTTTTAAACGGAGTTGTGTATGCTTCTAATATAAAAGATTTTTTAATGAAAAATTTACCGATAGAAGAAGCGATTGAAAGAGCCGGAGAAGTTTCACTTAGGTCAATTGCTACTACTTCTATCATTGCTGCAATCGGATTTATCCCAATGGCGATTTCGACTAACGCAGGTGCAGAAGTCCAAAAACCTCTCGCAACTGTAGTAATCGGTGGGGTGTTGATTTCTGTCGCCATTCTCTCTCTTATGCTTCCTATTGCAATGTACTATTTACTCAGGATGACACGAACTTCTAATTCAAATGAAAAGTTTATAAAGGTGAATAACTCTATTGATATGGAAGAGTCTGATAATCTTAAGGTAGAACCAATCCTTAAAAAAACGAAATCAAAGAAAAAAATAGACAAATAA
- the queG gene encoding tRNA epoxyqueuosine(34) reductase QueG, producing the protein MKKHELEFDPIKEIARSCGFELVGITKAEIPEVDKRNIQEWVNKKFYGGMEWFIRNTHIRNNFENLGFTPKSAIVLGCTYFTESYEKVFQNYKLKISRYAVGEDYHGVLKKKANPILEFLKINYPNNKFRMGVDSLPIAEKVLAKKSGIGWRGKNTIIINPEIGSYFFLAIILTNLEISYNAEEIPDRCGKCRLCLDACPTGALFEEYKIDASKCISYQTIEDRKIGDISSNNKNRKNWIFGCDICQEVCPWNKKKLNRIRMESREPKFQPSPIWEDSTELEIIEMDLEKFTRLQKKSPISRIQFEKWRENISIFLNSNT; encoded by the coding sequence ATGAAAAAGCATGAATTAGAATTTGATCCAATAAAAGAAATAGCAAGGTCTTGTGGGTTTGAGCTTGTCGGAATAACAAAGGCAGAAATCCCCGAAGTCGATAAAAGAAATATTCAAGAATGGGTCAATAAAAAATTTTATGGTGGTATGGAATGGTTTATAAGAAATACCCATATCCGTAACAATTTTGAGAATTTGGGCTTTACTCCAAAATCTGCAATTGTACTTGGGTGTACGTATTTTACAGAAAGCTATGAAAAAGTTTTTCAAAATTATAAACTGAAAATTTCGAGGTATGCGGTAGGCGAAGACTACCACGGAGTCTTAAAGAAAAAAGCAAATCCTATATTAGAATTTTTAAAAATAAATTATCCGAACAATAAATTTAGAATGGGGGTTGACTCTCTTCCAATTGCAGAAAAAGTTTTAGCAAAAAAATCAGGGATTGGTTGGAGAGGGAAAAATACGATTATCATTAACCCGGAAATTGGATCGTATTTTTTCTTAGCAATAATTTTAACTAACCTTGAGATTTCGTATAACGCAGAAGAAATTCCAGATAGATGTGGTAAATGTAGGTTATGTCTGGACGCTTGTCCTACAGGTGCTCTATTTGAAGAATACAAAATTGATGCGAGTAAATGTATTTCCTACCAGACGATTGAAGACAGGAAAATCGGGGATATTTCTTCAAATAACAAGAATAGAAAAAATTGGATATTCGGGTGCGATATTTGTCAGGAAGTTTGTCCTTGGAATAAAAAAAAACTAAATAGAATTAGAATGGAGTCAAGAGAGCCAAAATTTCAACCAAGCCCAATCTGGGAAGACTCCACTGAATTAGAAATTATAGAAATGGACTTAGAAAAATTTACGCGATTGCAAAAAAAAAGCCCTATTTCCAGAATACAATTTGAGAAGTGGAGGGAAAATATTTCTATTTTTTTAAATAGCAACACCTAA